Part of the Henckelia pumila isolate YLH828 chromosome 2, ASM3356847v2, whole genome shotgun sequence genome is shown below.
GATTATAAGGATTCAGTTTTGTCCAAATTTATTGATGAGCAAATGCACGGGTTTATGAAGTTCAAATTTAGGGTTCCAATTCATGAAAGTGGCTAAACATTCATCACTTCAGATGAATCAGGTTTTAACACAACATAATTTCCGGGAAAATTGCATTTGGTTGTTTCCTGATATGAATCAAAAAACATGATAGAAAACAAACCTTGAACATAACGAAAGTGCAAGATCATACAGTAACTGGAAGTGAGACACCATAGGAGGACAATTAATTGATGCCCTGCGAATTGCAGCATCTTTTGCAACCCTCAACCATTCAGGAGTAGCAATATTAGCTGCCTCTCCACAATTAAATCCTAAAATGATAATGTTGTGAAAAAATGATTAGGTTTATCTTTCAAGCCTAGAGATCTTATGCAACTTCCTCGACTGTCAAACTCTGGCGTATCAAAATTGAAACGAATTCAATGATTATAAGTGACTTACCATGACTGAACCCTGAGTGATAGGCTCTTGGAAAAGTCACGACAAATTCTCCAGCATTTTGCACCAACCTAACTCAAGATAGCATAAAAATAAGGACTACATTTTCAGATGAAGAATAAAAGTATATAGGACATGATAAATTGATAATGCAGCAAAGTGTCACCTGCAGCATGGAACACCAGCATTAAGAAGTACTTCAGGTGACATGACTGTTGTCTTCTCACCAAGTGTAGAAAATGTCACTGGATGAAAATATATAATGATAAATATACACATTAAATAGATAAAGACAAAAATTCAGGGGAATGGGGGATACTAAGCAATGAGAAGTGTCATCAACAAATACACACACAACAAAAAATGCTTTGAATAAAACAGAGAGTGTTGAGCCTCcagttgtgtgtgtgtgtgtgtgtgtgtgaaatctCATCTATAAGCAGCTGAAAGAAGCATCTGTTGTTCCTCACAACTAGTTAGATTCCAACTCAAAATGTGAAAATCTATAAATCAAGTTTTCAAACAGTAAATAGCACCAACAGGCCCAAGCAGTAAACaaccatttttgtattttgattgataaTACGTTCATTTTGGTAACCAATATAAAATCTCCTCAATGTGTCCTCCAATCTGATGAGTTCAGAACTCACAAGAGGATCATATCGTTGTCGGAGATACTGGAAGCCATAGACAGCTTATTCCAGTACCGAATCACAACTCTGTGCAATCACCGCTTTGATCAATAGCTTAACTAAGGTGTCAATCAATTGTCCTCTTTCATGATAATATGTTAAAAATGGATACATGTTGCCGAAAGAACAGAAACTTATGATATTGAAGTTATCTATTGCCGGTCAAACAAGGGAATTACTTCCACAGTAAAGGCCAAAAAGAAAACTGCTTCCATTTTCAGCCATCAACTAATATTTAACATCTTTTCCAACACAGTTTCGGAACTAATAAATAATTAGTaagaatatttatcaatcacaGGTTGTGGGGGAGATTGTTAATAGATGGGAGTTGGGGCGTGGAGTATCAGGGGATGGTCAGATGGAAGCAAGATTGCAACTATGGTGGCAATAATAACAGCAGAGGAAGGTAGCCGCTGCTGCTTCATAGCAACAGGGTGATCCTCAAACGCTCAACATTCTATTCTGTAGTGATCAACATCATCAGAGGATCCATATTTTGTTTCAACCAGTTGTGAAAATCAACACTGGTTCCCACAGATCCAAGTAATGTCAATGTCATATTAATATACAATAACATAAGTAGTATCTCGTGTTTAAGCCCGACATTAAGGGATGGTGCAGCAGGTACCAGCACTAAAATAGATGTGGAGACATGGTTTGGACATTTGAATGAAATTCATCTCGAGAAAGGCTTCGCTAGTCAATCCAACAATCATGTTAGATTCTAAAAAGGGGAATTTGAAAATTGGAAATCCTCCATGAGCTCACAACAATGTAAAACAGAGCATCCCATTTTTAATGTGACACAacttttcttcacaaaatttaatattgactttaatatcaatatttatgaGTCAAACTACAAGCTTACCAAGTGGATTGATTTCTCCGCCATATCCATGTTCCCTGATCACGTCCTCAAATGCGAAAGCTGCCTCGTGTGGAACACCATACCACGTCTTTCCGGCACCCATATGTAAATAATTCAAGCTATGAAAATCATGATCCTCCACATGCCACGCAAACCAGCTAAACATCATTGCAACATAAACCATAGGCGAAGTCACTCCCGGAATCTCCTCCTTCATGAACCTCAACAAAGACACACTGGCCCTGGATACTCCCCTCATGTTCCAGTCCGTCTCTCCCACAGTCACCACACCCTCACTCTTCTTTCCATTACTCCTCCTCGTCACAAATGCCGATCCTGGCATGTCATTTGCATACTCCACCGAGAAGGGCTTATCTACAGTAGCATTCCAAAAAAGGGTCTCCATTTCCAATGCATTTAACTCCTTTTTTGCATACTTTTTCAAGTAACTCTTTTCAAAACTCTTAGCCTTTGCCTCAAACTCCGACAGGGTATATCTCTCACCACTCAACCACACCGACTTCTTCACGGGTCGGTGCTTCCTGGGGCAGAACCCTATTTGCTGTTGTCGTGTGGTAAAAGTTGCTCCCTGATTCAACTCTTTTGCCCGGGCATGAAGAGACCTGTTAAAATTAGCAATAATAGTTTTCCTGGAACCTGCAGGCACAGGGGGGACAATTTTGCAAATACCATATTTAGCTGCCTCTTTTTCAATCTTGAAAATGTACCCAATTGGATCTTGAAACTCAGCTAAAGTGGGGTGATACTCTGGCGCCACCGGCATAGATTTTAACCATGGAGGAGCCTCAACACTCGCACCACAATTCACTTCAGCCGCCATTAGTGAGTAAACCAACTACTACTAAACCTCCCAAATCATATCCACGAACCAATAAGTATACACAAACAACTGTGcagaaaaaaattgaatatgCATGTAACCAAATGTGAGATCTGGGGGGTTTACAGGGGAAGCATTGTGAAGTATAGAATGCCGAAATTAGTCAAAAgtatggattttgagattccCTTTCGCCTTATTCTATAATATTTTGTGGTATTTTGTGGGTTTTAATGGggaaatatataaattttttgggTAGTTGTCTCTCCTCTGTTTCTTGGTAAGAAACGAACAGAGGAGAGGAGAAAAGGTTAATTGAGAGTGAGTTAATGCTAGTGTGAGACTGTGCACTGCTGGTTTAGTTCAAGGTTGGGCAAATGACTGTGACCTTGGATTAAATTACTTTTTtgccattatatatatatatatatattattcattTAGTTTTTGTGTTTATACCCTTGGTtacaaaaatagataaattaatttactaaattctaaaaaatcacttttttaTCTTCTTAAAATCTGGACTTCTATAACAATTGAGTATGATACTTGAGATTTCGTTTCAAATTTAAACCACGAAATCAGACCAATTATAAGTTATCGACATTGTCTCTCTCTTTTATCCAAAACTAAAAAGCCATATTTTTTTGACATATTTTTTTACCTTATTCTCAAATTCAATTCCATTGTtatatattttctttatttGGATTTGGAAATGAACTTTGTTTGATTTATTTAGTAAATGAAATAGATTTTCTATTACACATGCTGTATATCAACTCTTTTAGGCAGAAATAATGTGTCGGGTGGTTAAAAACGTGAtttgatttccaaaaaaaaaggTTGACATGGAAATAAACAAAAgtgtataaaattaaattaaaagtatCAAATATATGAACCATACTACTgtaagataatttttttaaaaaaaaaaacttaaatttttttttaaaaaaaaggaaaatattttctatttatgAAAAATGAAATATTTGGAAAGAAAAAGAAGTAATTATAAATTAGTTTattggattattatttttagtatgtttattattatttttttcctttgttcaaaaatcataaacccTGCGTGCAGTTCCTAGCCAAACCTCCACCAGCTGCAGTGCGCTGATCCAGGGTTCTTCCAGTGCCCGAAGAAAACGACGACGTTCCGGATGTCATCCTCACCATCTCCGCCATGGCAGCACCTTTCATAGCAAGGAATCTCCGCCGGCGAGTGGGTCCCGCAGTCAATCTCAAGTGGGCACCACAATTATCCCTGTTTTCCACTTCCGCGCCAGCCATCTCTGTACCTGATGTAGAACAAGGTTGAATCATGTTATTCCACCAAAGATTCGATATTTTTCCATTTTTTGCGTCTGGGGCTGATGGGTTTTTCCAGGAGTGGTTGATATCGTGAGAAAATTGGTTCTTTTTTTATAATGGGATGGTAAATGATCTCCTATTCTGCAATGGTGTTTATTGATTTATGGTTTTGCAGAGAAAAAGGGGAGGTCAACATGGTCAAAGCTACTTCTTTTTGTACCAGGTGCCATTACTTTTGGCCTTGGCACTTGGCAGATCTTCAGGAGACAAGAAAAGGTTAGCTTTTGTATTATATTTATTTCTGGATTGTGTTATCTTACCTGCGGATGTTTGTTCCATAGTAGTGTTGGTTTGTTTTCAGTTAAATGAGTATCTTTTCTactgttttaaaatatttggtcAATTTGTAAGATATTTGGGAGTAGTAGCTGATTGTGATTATGCTTTTAGTTGATGCACAAAATTGTGAGAATAATGAACTACTTTTGCTGCTCATTGCTTAAGATCACTTTTTCACGTAGTTATTTGATCATAAGCCGTGCAATCTAACCATACAGTGTGATGATTTTGATTAATGCAACAAATTTCTTTGCATTTGGATTGGtgagaaaaaatgaaaaaaatcacTATGTAACTTCCAATGGATCTGGGCCATGGTTGAAATTCATCCCTCCCACTCCCTCTTGGTTTGCATGTACAGATAAAAATGCTAGAGTTTCGGCAAAGTAGACTTGGAATTGTACCACTTAAAGGCAACCAAATTTTGTCTTCCATTGGCAACCCTGATTCTTTGGAGTTCAGGAGAATACAGTGTAGAGGAGTTtttgatgacaagaagtcaatATATGTTGGCCCACGTTCAAGGAGCATTTCTGGAGTCACTGAAAATGGATACTACATTATAACTCCCCTTATTCCAGTGCTTGGTGATCCTGAAAGGTAAAATTTTGGAGAGAATATTCAGATAAGCAAGccaataaatattatttgatgTCATCCACCTTCCGGTTTTGCTATTTAATTGTGTTGAAGTAATATAAGTTTTGAAAAATGATTTGCATTGTGATGCAGTATTTGTTCTGCTTCTGCAAACCATTTTCTGTTTGCTGGACAAATTTTTTAGCGAGCATGGAAAACATCTAGGTAGTGTTTGGATGTATTTGCATAAGGCTTTCTCATTTTCCTACTGACATGGTAATTCTATTTAATTCAACCAGTCATCATTACtaaaaaatcctttattgtaTATTATGTTTTTACTTTTAACTCAATATTTCATATATTAGACTCTAAAATACCCCGTAAACCAATAAATTAGCTTAATATACGAAATGTGACATCACCAAAACAATAAGTTTTTTCATGATTTGACATCtgcaatttaaaaaaatatcatttagaAGTTAAAATCAAGCATAGATTCCAAAACGCATTTTCTCGTAATGTTTTCTGAAAACATTAAAAAACAGTTCCATACATTTGCCATCTGGGTGATCAGGGGCACTATTGTTTTACTTCACAAGTGATTTGTGGCTGTTGCTAAAGATTTCCTTATTGTTCTTATGAATATGATAGCGGCAATCCTTGATTTCTACTatattcataataaatttttcttgGTTGCTTGATGTATCCAATATGCATTGTCAATTATGTTCATGGTTTCTGAGAATACAGATAAGTTTATTCAAACTATCCTTGAATTTCTTGCAGTCTGCAATCACCTGTGTTAGTCAATAGAGGGTGGGTGCCGCGTAGTTGGAGAGACAAGGCATTAGATGTCTCAGAGGATGATAGACTGTCAAGTAGTTCATCCATCCCAACTCAAGAGATCACAAAAAATTCTTGGTGGCAGTTTTGGTCTAACAAACCAAAAAAACTCAAGGTTGTAACTTTTGTTTCCTTGTGTTTTGGCAAGCGTTAATGGACTTAACtatgaaataaaattacaaCGTGTTAAAGCTGACAGGAGCATGATGCATCTGTCGTCTCAGTAGAAGTCCTTGGTGTTATACGTGGTAGTGAGAAGCCAAGCATATTTGTGCCACCAAATGATCCTGGTACCTCTCAGTGGTTTTTTGTTGATGTTCCAGCAATTGCTCAAGCTTGTGGGCTTTCTGAGAAAACACTTTATATGGAAGCTATCAATGACAATATCAAAGCAAGTAGCCCATACCCTGTTCCGAAGGATGCCAATGCACTTATTCGTAGTTCGGTTATGCCACAAGATCATCTTAATTATACATTAACATGGTATGTATCATTCTGTTGCCCTTTTGTAGTCATCCACTCAAATTTGCATCCTTTTGTACTTACTTGATACCCCTTCTATCAAATGAGCTTGATTTTCTTGGTATTTTCCTCAATCACTTACTAGATTTTCCAATATATGAAAACCTTTAATCTTCCCATGATTTCTTGGTGCCAATTTGCAATATTCATATTTTAGTAGTATTATGCTCAATGTTGGAGAACTTTTTTTCTGAATGCATTTCATATTTATTGAAATTACTTATTTTTGAAGTTAATAGGCTTCCTGCTTCTATCATAATTTAGAGCCATGACAATCTTCAGCTTCATCATATAGGGATGTAGCTTCCATTCCTCTACCCAACCCTTGAGCTATCGAATCAGTTAAGAATTTGAGTCAGAATAGGAGGCTAGGGTTAATGGGATATCTGGATAAACTTCTAAAAGGCGTCTGTCATCACCACAGTTGTTAAAGGCTCGGTCCTCGTGCCTTGGCACGACTCTTTATGAAGCACACTCCTTGCCCACGAAGCATGTGTCTTAAAGCCTCAAGCTTGCTTTAACCGAGCCTTGtgtccaaaaatcaatttaaggTCGAATATTGTCTTAT
Proteins encoded:
- the LOC140881598 gene encoding surfeit locus protein 1-like — protein: MAAPFIARNLRRRVGPAVNLKWAPQLSLFSTSAPAISVPDVEQEKKGRSTWSKLLLFVPGAITFGLGTWQIFRRQEKIKMLEFRQSRLGIVPLKGNQILSSIGNPDSLEFRRIQCRGVFDDKKSIYVGPRSRSISGVTENGYYIITPLIPVLGDPESLQSPVLVNRGWVPRSWRDKALDVSEDDRLSSSSSIPTQEITKNSWWQFWSNKPKKLKEHDASVVSVEVLGVIRGSEKPSIFVPPNDPGTSQWFFVDVPAIAQACGLSEKTLYMEAINDNIKASSPYPVPKDANALIRSSVMPQDHLNYTLTWYSLSAAVTFMAIKTLKPRKNRR